From Pelosinus fermentans DSM 17108, the proteins below share one genomic window:
- a CDS encoding efflux RND transporter permease subunit gives MRTFFIDRPNFAIVLSLFIVIVGLIAAFHLPISQYPQIVPPRVNVNTSYSGANSEVVEQSIAQLLEQQINGVQDMVEMQSTSQDNGYYSLNVKFELGKNEDMSLVQIQNAVAQTNANMPQEAQQNGIIARKVTPDTVLYFVLWSPNGTYDRVLMKNYATININDEIRRIKGVGNVNEYGADFGMRIWLQPDKMAQLAITTSDIYDAIQKQNVQAPAGIIGQAPYAPGQEYQYTGRVKGRLTEEREFENIILRAKSDGSLVRLSDVSKVQLGGRHYAYSSDFNGKDAVLFGIQLTPDANAFETVAQVKKVIKRAQAEFPSDLQCNIGVDNTSYVDESLREVIKTFVGSILLVLFIVFIFLGSWRATLIPMLAIPVSLIGTFGAFLLLGFSINTLTLFAMVLAVGLVVDDAIVVVEAVERHIRYSKLSPREATKQAMGEVTRPVIAIAFVLAAVFIPVAFMGGTVGVLYKQFALTIVVSMLLSAFVALTTTPALCAMLLRPYNPKDYTGALGKILEGFNTWFERMLEKYEVGVGWAIQKIRLCLMLLLVLIIMIGMLIHVLPSSFVPGEDQGNYIAAISLPEGATMSRTREAANKVCEIFADIPGVESTTVFTGYDVLADAGKPNAAAIFVLLKPWSERQEPELQIENQIRTAFMKTSQISEAMILVFEPPTLPGVGTYGGFTYMLQDKTGGSIENLDDISRKFIGAARQRPEIGLVYSTFRTDTPGYRFEVDREKTMKLGIQVKDVFNALQTFLSGLEVNDFNQFGRTYKVIMQAEAQYRSSVDATRFLFLRSAAGEMIPLNTLLKTVPINAPTVIKRFNGFRAVQIGGNPAPGYSSGQAMAALEEVAAQILPPGFSYEWAEQSRDEKIAGERAPIIFTFALLFVFLCLIALYESWIVPFAVLLSVPTAIFGSFLFQYVRNLENNIYMQIGLIMLIGLTAKNAILIVEFAKVRVDHGMDPVHAAIEAAKLRLRPIVMTSMAFILGCIPLAVATGAGAGARISMGTSVIGGMLMATIMGIFIIPVLYVAVERIAKRLTGKKQKKQDPSIPIG, from the coding sequence GTGCGTACTTTTTTTATCGATCGTCCGAATTTTGCTATTGTTTTATCACTGTTTATTGTGATTGTTGGCTTAATTGCAGCATTTCACTTGCCTATTTCCCAATATCCCCAGATTGTGCCTCCAAGAGTGAATGTCAATACGAGCTATTCTGGTGCAAATTCGGAAGTAGTGGAACAGTCAATCGCTCAACTGCTTGAACAGCAGATTAACGGAGTTCAAGATATGGTAGAAATGCAATCTACCAGCCAGGATAACGGGTATTATTCGCTGAATGTCAAATTTGAATTAGGTAAAAATGAAGACATGTCATTAGTGCAAATCCAAAATGCAGTAGCCCAGACCAATGCAAATATGCCTCAAGAAGCGCAGCAGAATGGAATCATTGCCCGTAAAGTAACACCGGATACGGTTTTATATTTTGTACTGTGGTCTCCAAATGGAACTTATGATCGTGTACTTATGAAAAACTATGCTACGATCAATATAAATGATGAGATCAGGCGCATAAAAGGTGTGGGGAATGTCAACGAATATGGAGCTGATTTTGGAATGCGGATTTGGCTGCAGCCAGATAAGATGGCTCAGCTAGCAATCACAACAAGTGATATATATGATGCCATTCAGAAACAGAATGTGCAAGCGCCAGCAGGGATCATCGGTCAGGCACCTTATGCCCCAGGGCAGGAATATCAGTATACTGGTCGAGTAAAAGGAAGATTAACAGAAGAACGGGAATTTGAGAACATCATCCTTCGAGCCAAATCCGACGGTTCGCTGGTACGACTTAGTGATGTCAGTAAGGTTCAATTAGGCGGCAGGCATTATGCTTATTCCAGTGACTTTAACGGGAAAGATGCTGTGCTGTTTGGTATACAGCTAACTCCAGATGCCAATGCTTTTGAGACAGTTGCTCAGGTAAAAAAAGTAATCAAGCGTGCACAGGCGGAATTTCCTTCTGATCTACAATGCAATATTGGTGTTGATAATACTAGTTATGTGGATGAATCCTTAAGAGAAGTAATTAAAACTTTTGTGGGATCGATTTTATTAGTACTTTTCATTGTATTTATATTCTTAGGCAGCTGGAGGGCCACTCTCATTCCGATGCTGGCAATTCCCGTTTCGCTAATTGGGACGTTTGGTGCATTTTTACTGTTGGGCTTTTCGATTAATACGCTAACTTTATTTGCTATGGTATTGGCTGTAGGATTAGTTGTGGACGATGCGATTGTCGTGGTTGAGGCAGTTGAACGCCATATACGTTATAGCAAATTGTCTCCCAGAGAGGCGACAAAACAGGCAATGGGCGAGGTGACCAGACCGGTTATAGCGATTGCTTTTGTACTGGCGGCTGTGTTTATTCCCGTAGCCTTTATGGGAGGGACAGTAGGAGTATTATACAAACAGTTTGCTTTAACGATTGTAGTATCAATGCTGCTGTCGGCCTTTGTGGCACTTACTACGACGCCGGCACTTTGTGCAATGCTCTTAAGGCCGTATAACCCCAAGGATTATACTGGGGCATTAGGAAAAATATTAGAAGGTTTTAATACGTGGTTTGAACGAATGCTTGAGAAATATGAGGTTGGTGTTGGATGGGCTATTCAAAAAATACGTCTCTGTCTGATGCTGTTATTAGTTTTGATCATTATGATCGGTATGCTGATTCATGTTCTGCCATCTTCTTTTGTGCCTGGTGAAGATCAGGGAAATTACATTGCGGCTATAAGTTTGCCGGAAGGGGCAACTATGAGTCGTACAAGGGAGGCAGCCAATAAAGTATGTGAAATCTTTGCAGATATACCTGGTGTTGAATCTACTACCGTATTTACTGGGTATGATGTATTGGCGGATGCTGGAAAACCGAATGCTGCAGCAATCTTTGTCCTGCTCAAACCTTGGTCTGAGCGGCAAGAACCAGAACTGCAGATTGAAAATCAGATACGCACTGCGTTCATGAAAACAAGTCAGATTTCAGAAGCAATGATATTGGTTTTCGAACCGCCTACACTTCCAGGGGTTGGTACCTATGGCGGATTTACATATATGCTTCAGGATAAGACCGGTGGCAGCATTGAGAATCTAGATGATATTTCTCGAAAGTTCATAGGTGCGGCCAGGCAAAGGCCGGAAATTGGACTGGTGTATTCCACTTTTCGAACGGATACTCCCGGCTACCGTTTTGAAGTGGACCGTGAGAAGACGATGAAACTGGGAATACAGGTAAAAGACGTATTTAATGCTTTGCAAACCTTTCTAAGCGGTTTGGAGGTTAATGATTTTAATCAGTTTGGGCGTACTTATAAGGTGATTATGCAGGCAGAAGCCCAATATCGAAGTAGCGTAGATGCTACACGGTTCTTATTCCTGCGCAGTGCTGCAGGAGAAATGATACCTCTTAACACGCTGTTAAAAACAGTGCCGATTAATGCGCCAACTGTTATTAAACGATTTAACGGCTTTAGAGCAGTACAGATTGGAGGAAATCCTGCGCCTGGCTATAGTTCTGGACAAGCTATGGCGGCATTGGAAGAAGTGGCAGCTCAAATCCTGCCGCCGGGTTTTAGTTATGAATGGGCCGAGCAAAGCCGGGATGAAAAAATTGCAGGTGAGCGTGCTCCCATCATATTTACTTTTGCACTGTTATTTGTATTTCTTTGTTTGATAGCACTTTATGAAAGCTGGATTGTACCTTTTGCAGTTCTCTTATCAGTCCCTACAGCCATTTTTGGATCGTTCCTGTTCCAATATGTAAGAAATCTTGAAAACAATATTTATATGCAGATTGGGCTGATAATGCTCATTGGGCTAACTGCCAAAAATGCGATTCTAATTGTAGAATTTGCTAAAGTTAGAGTGGATCATGGCATGGACCCTGTTCATGCGGCAATTGAAGCGGCAAAGCTTCGCTTACGTCCCATAGTAATGACTTCAATGGCTTTTATACTTGGATGCATCCCTCTGGCAGTGGCTACTGGTGCCGGCGCCGGTGCCCGTATTTCTATGGGAACTTCGGTAATAGGAGGGATGCTTATGGCTACAATTATGGGGATTTTTATTATTCCGGTGTTATATGTGGCTGTTGAACGGATTGCCAAGAGATTGACAGGCAAGAAGCAAAAAAAGCAAGATCCGTCTATTCCTATAGGCTAA
- a CDS encoding acyltransferase domain-containing protein encodes MKKSKIFMFSGQGSQYYRMGRELYATNITFHHWMSRMNHIIQQNAGINILEEIYNPAIHRSTVFDKLSYTHPAIFMVEYSLARVCIENGIEPDYVLGASLGEFVSAAITGILSLEAALECLLIQSALIQSDCRPGSMTAIVHHPELYKQTSVIHDHFELAAINYSSHFIISGNYRDELMTVEAYLKREGIIFQTLPVRYGFHSANIEPIEREYKKKLSNLTFNHPQVPFISCVSAGSVDDIDSEHFWNVLRQPIDFQKTIQRLEAGNQFMYIDLGPSGTLANFVKRNLTPDSESKVHTILTPFGQDVRKLQKVIESLN; translated from the coding sequence TTGAAAAAATCCAAAATATTTATGTTTTCAGGTCAAGGATCACAGTATTATCGTATGGGCAGGGAGCTGTATGCCACGAATATAACGTTTCACCATTGGATGTCTAGAATGAATCACATAATACAGCAAAATGCTGGAATTAACATTCTAGAAGAAATATACAACCCAGCAATACATAGATCTACCGTATTTGATAAGCTGTCCTACACGCATCCGGCTATTTTTATGGTGGAATATTCCTTAGCACGAGTATGCATAGAAAATGGGATTGAACCGGATTATGTGTTAGGAGCAAGCTTAGGAGAATTTGTTTCAGCAGCGATTACTGGCATTTTATCATTGGAAGCAGCGTTAGAATGTCTATTGATTCAGTCTGCGTTAATCCAGAGTGATTGTCGGCCAGGCAGTATGACAGCGATTGTTCATCATCCTGAATTATATAAGCAAACTTCTGTTATCCATGACCATTTTGAGCTTGCTGCGATCAATTATTCTTCCCATTTTATTATATCCGGCAATTATCGTGATGAATTGATGACTGTAGAAGCATATTTAAAGAGGGAGGGAATTATTTTTCAGACACTTCCTGTAAGGTATGGCTTTCATTCTGCCAATATTGAACCGATAGAGAGGGAATATAAGAAAAAATTAAGTAATTTAACATTCAATCATCCTCAGGTACCTTTCATATCATGTGTATCGGCTGGCAGCGTTGACGATATTGATTCGGAGCATTTTTGGAATGTACTTCGGCAGCCGATTGATTTTCAAAAAACGATACAAAGGCTGGAAGCAGGTAATCAGTTTATGTATATTGATTTAGGTCCATCTGGAACATTGGCTAATTTTGTGAAAAGAAACCTAACTCCTGACTCGGAGTCAAAAGTGCATACTATTTTAACTCCTTTTGGACAGGATGTCAGGAAACTGCAAAAAGTAATAGAATCATTAAATTAA
- the fabD gene encoding ACP S-malonyltransferase, whose translation MITYVFPGQGSQSKGMGGSLFDEFKELTLKADEVLGYSIKQLCLEDAESNLGETQYTQPALYVVNALGYLKKVKDTGKEPDYVAGHSLGEYNALFAAGAFDFTTGLKLVQKRGQLMSRAVGGGMGAVIGLNEEQISDALKKNNMLTIDIANYNSPTQIVISGLRKDIEDAQPVFEGMKDVQMFLLLKTSGAFHSRYMQEARKEFEIFLQNFTFSDLRIPVISNVYARPCKQFAVKQNLIEQITQPVKWTESIRYLMGLGEMEFVEIGSGNVLTGLIRRIKREAQPLKLTDIESKNDLKKDDLSIPPERASFLIDTETAEVHNQKSNNEKAKENNRKFEGISSSSLGSAAFKKDYNIQYAYITGAMYRGIASKEMVVKMGKAKMMGFLGTGGLNVSQIEAAIQYIQKELSEGQAYGMNLLHNPIDPKKEEEIVDLYLLHGVKTLEAAAFISITPALVKYRAKGMTRNPQGEAIAFNRIIAKVSRPEVAETFFSPAPERIVAKLLAEKKITEEEADLLKAVPMADDICAEADSAGHTDGGVASALIPAMITLRDQMMRKYQYQKKVRVGAAGGIGTPEAAAAAFIMGADFIVTGSINQCTVEASTSSNVKDLLQQMNVQDTDYAPAGDMFEMGAKIQVLKKGLFFPIRANKLYELYRRYNSLDEIDEKTKVQIQEKYFKKSFSDVYQDIKSFYPAEEIEKAERNPKHKMALIFRWYFGYSTRLALGGSEENKVDYQIHCGPALGAFNQWVKGTNLEDWKQRNVDVIAVKLMNETVELLNQRYKNFLENCN comes from the coding sequence ATGATTACATATGTTTTTCCTGGTCAGGGTTCCCAGAGTAAAGGGATGGGGGGATCACTTTTTGATGAATTTAAGGAATTGACGTTAAAAGCAGATGAGGTTCTGGGGTATTCAATTAAGCAGCTTTGTCTGGAAGATGCAGAGTCCAATTTAGGTGAAACACAATATACTCAGCCTGCTTTGTATGTAGTGAATGCATTAGGTTATCTTAAAAAAGTTAAAGATACAGGAAAAGAACCCGATTATGTTGCTGGCCATAGCCTGGGGGAATATAATGCCTTATTTGCTGCAGGAGCATTTGATTTTACGACGGGATTAAAACTTGTACAAAAGAGGGGACAACTTATGAGCCGCGCTGTTGGAGGCGGCATGGGAGCAGTAATTGGTCTAAATGAAGAACAAATATCCGATGCTTTAAAGAAAAATAATATGCTGACGATCGATATTGCAAATTATAATTCGCCTACGCAGATTGTAATTTCTGGATTAAGAAAAGATATTGAAGATGCACAGCCTGTTTTCGAAGGAATGAAGGATGTGCAAATGTTTCTTTTACTGAAAACAAGCGGCGCATTTCATTCTCGCTATATGCAGGAAGCCAGAAAGGAATTTGAAATATTCTTGCAGAATTTTACATTCTCTGATCTGCGCATCCCTGTAATTTCAAATGTTTATGCCAGACCCTGTAAACAATTCGCTGTAAAGCAAAACTTAATTGAACAGATCACTCAACCCGTTAAATGGACTGAAAGCATTCGATACCTGATGGGACTTGGAGAAATGGAATTCGTAGAAATTGGATCTGGTAATGTCTTAACAGGATTGATTAGACGAATTAAAAGAGAAGCACAGCCATTAAAACTTACAGATATTGAAAGCAAGAATGATTTGAAAAAAGATGATCTTTCTATACCGCCAGAGAGAGCATCTTTTTTAATTGATACAGAAACAGCTGAGGTACATAATCAGAAAAGTAATAATGAAAAAGCAAAAGAAAATAATAGAAAATTTGAAGGAATATCCTCATCATCTTTGGGAAGTGCTGCGTTTAAGAAAGACTATAATATTCAATATGCCTATATAACTGGTGCAATGTACCGGGGAATTGCTTCAAAAGAAATGGTAGTAAAAATGGGGAAGGCAAAAATGATGGGGTTTCTTGGAACTGGCGGTCTAAACGTATCACAAATTGAAGCAGCCATTCAATATATTCAAAAGGAGCTTTCCGAAGGACAGGCCTATGGGATGAATTTGCTCCATAATCCAATTGATCCTAAGAAAGAAGAAGAAATAGTAGATCTTTATTTGTTGCATGGTGTGAAAACTTTGGAAGCAGCGGCTTTTATCAGTATTACTCCAGCCTTGGTTAAATACCGGGCCAAAGGAATGACGCGAAATCCTCAGGGCGAAGCTATTGCATTCAACAGGATCATTGCTAAAGTATCACGGCCGGAAGTGGCAGAAACATTCTTTAGCCCTGCTCCGGAGCGGATTGTTGCGAAGCTGCTGGCAGAAAAGAAAATTACAGAGGAAGAAGCAGATCTATTAAAGGCGGTTCCTATGGCTGATGATATTTGTGCCGAAGCCGATTCGGCAGGGCATACAGATGGAGGAGTAGCTTCTGCGCTAATACCGGCAATGATTACGCTGCGAGATCAGATGATGAGAAAATATCAATACCAGAAAAAAGTACGAGTTGGCGCAGCCGGAGGCATTGGGACTCCTGAGGCTGCAGCTGCGGCCTTTATTATGGGGGCAGATTTTATCGTGACGGGTTCCATTAATCAGTGTACAGTAGAGGCATCTACAAGCAGCAATGTAAAAGATCTGCTGCAGCAGATGAATGTTCAGGATACGGATTATGCGCCTGCAGGAGATATGTTTGAAATGGGTGCCAAAATTCAGGTATTAAAAAAGGGACTATTCTTTCCGATACGGGCGAATAAATTGTATGAATTGTATCGGAGGTATAATTCATTGGACGAGATTGATGAAAAAACTAAGGTACAGATACAGGAAAAATATTTTAAAAAAAGTTTTAGCGATGTATATCAAGATATTAAATCCTTTTATCCTGCTGAAGAAATCGAAAAAGCAGAACGAAATCCTAAGCACAAAATGGCCCTCATTTTTCGGTGGTATTTTGGTTATAGTACTCGATTGGCTTTAGGAGGAAGTGAGGAAAATAAAGTTGACTATCAAATACATTGCGGACCTGCTCTCGGGGCATTCAATCAATGGGTTAAAGGAACAAATTTAGAAGATTGGAAGCAGAGGAACGTAGATGTGATTGCAGTAAAATTAATGAATGAGACTGTAGAATTATTAAATCAGCGCTATAAAAACTTCTTGGAGAATTGCAATTAA
- a CDS encoding phosphoadenosine phosphosulfate reductase family protein translates to MIRCDKCIMPETNPHVVLDEKGVCNICNQQKDRKDEDTSSSQDKNFEVLKAKIEKSRSKNTGKYDCAVGLSGGKDSTMTLYLAKKELGLNPLAIFIDNGFALEEMYYNIQTVTSKLGVDLIVYKPGEIKDFLIYLLKSKKPIYYCRPCHELLDVYVRDIASKHGINLILGGYTKGQEYVKNTELYWLFDISDKSIHDELSKEPDFKDILSILDDHALYLYETFESMVQINPFQYMKYDDESIIKFLTREFNVRFPKKSWPADSTNCFFNYVSQHLAVKNFGYSQHETELSTLIRKGELSRERALHIINAPIPMEYVEDALSRLGLKYEDVI, encoded by the coding sequence ATGATACGCTGTGACAAATGTATAATGCCGGAAACAAATCCCCATGTTGTTTTAGATGAAAAAGGGGTATGCAATATCTGCAATCAGCAGAAAGACAGGAAGGATGAGGATACCAGCAGCAGCCAAGACAAAAATTTTGAAGTGTTAAAAGCTAAAATAGAAAAATCCAGATCCAAAAATACTGGGAAATATGATTGTGCAGTGGGGCTTTCCGGCGGTAAGGATAGTACGATGACCTTATATCTGGCTAAAAAAGAATTAGGATTGAATCCATTGGCAATTTTTATTGATAACGGGTTTGCTCTTGAAGAAATGTACTATAATATACAGACTGTTACCAGTAAATTAGGAGTAGATCTCATTGTTTATAAGCCAGGTGAAATTAAAGATTTCTTAATCTACCTTTTGAAATCGAAGAAGCCCATATATTATTGCAGGCCCTGTCATGAATTGCTTGATGTGTATGTCAGGGATATAGCATCCAAACACGGGATAAACTTAATCCTGGGGGGATACACTAAAGGACAGGAGTATGTTAAGAATACGGAGTTATACTGGTTATTTGATATATCTGATAAAAGTATTCATGATGAACTTAGCAAAGAACCTGATTTTAAAGATATCTTATCTATTTTAGATGACCATGCGCTATATCTATATGAGACGTTTGAATCTATGGTTCAAATAAACCCTTTTCAATATATGAAATATGATGATGAAAGCATAATTAAATTTCTTACCCGGGAATTTAACGTCAGATTTCCTAAGAAGAGTTGGCCGGCAGATTCAACAAATTGCTTTTTTAACTACGTGTCTCAGCATTTAGCAGTAAAAAACTTTGGTTATTCACAGCATGAGACTGAACTAAGCACTCTCATCCGCAAAGGTGAATTGAGCAGAGAGAGGGCACTTCATATTATTAATGCACCAATTCCCATGGAATATGTTGAGGATGCCCTTAGCAGACTTGGCTTAAAATATGAGGACGTAATATAA